One genomic segment of Macaca fascicularis isolate 582-1 chromosome 19, T2T-MFA8v1.1 includes these proteins:
- the LOC135968336 gene encoding deoxyuridine 5'-triphosphate nucleotidohydrolase, mitochondrial-like — MPCSEETPAISPSKRPRTAEEGGMQLRFARHSKHATAPTRGSARAAGYDLYSAYDYTIPPMEKALVKTDIQIALPSGCYGRVAPRSGLAAKHFIDVGAGVIDEDYRGNVGVVLFNFGKEKFEVKKGDRIAQLICERIFYPEIEEVQALDDTERGSGGFGSTGKN, encoded by the coding sequence ATGCCCTGCTCTGAAGAGACACCCGCCATTTCACCCAGTAAGCGGCCCCGGACTGCAGAGGAGGGCGGCATGCAGCTCCGCTTTGCCAGGCATTCCAAGCACGCCACTGCCCCCACCCGGGGCTCCGCGCGGGCCGCGGGCTACGACCTGTACAGTGCCTATGATTATACAATACCACCTATGGAGAAAGCTCTTGTGAAAACGGACATTCAGATAGCGCTCCCTTCTGGGTGTTATGGAAGAGTAGCTCCAAGGTCAGGCTTGGCTGCAAAACACTTTATTGATGTAGGAGCTGGTGTCATAGATGAAGATTATAGAGGAAATGTTGGTGTTGTACTGTTTAATTTTGgcaaagaaaagtttgaagtcAAAAAGGGTGATCGAATCGCACAACTCATTTGCGAACGGATTTTTTATCCAGAAATAGAAGAAGTTCAAGCTTTGGATGACACCGAAAGGGGTTCAGGCGGTTTTGGTTCCACtggaaagaattaa